The Phormidium sp. PBR-2020 DNA segment GTTCGACCAGAGATTGAACTCACCCGCAACGAGGATGCCAGTTACACGGTCATTGTTGACCTGGAGGCATCGGCGGAGGATATCTGGTCGGTCATTGCCGATTATGGGAGTTTCAACCAGTTTTTGCCCAACATTGTCTCCAGCGAAATTCTGGAAGTGGAGGGCAACCGTCATGTCGTCGAGCAAGTCAGTGAGCAACAGGTGTTGTTCCTGCAAGTTAGATCGCGCCTGCGCACTGAAAACCTAGAAACCCAAAATCAACGCATCGATTTCCGTCTCCTAGAAGGCGATCTCAACCAACTTGAGGGCTACTGGCTGATTGAAACCACCGAGAATCCACACGTTCACCGTCTTCGGCAAACCGTCACCGCCAGCCCTCCCCCAGGAACGCCC contains these protein-coding regions:
- a CDS encoding SRPBCC family protein: MKDKTRVKVRRLLAGKPLVAGLMTLSLTLLPSLIPGAIALESFPPTARNPLEFSEVGPEVRPEIELTRNEDASYTVIVDLEASAEDIWSVIADYGSFNQFLPNIVSSEILEVEGNRHVVEQVSEQQVLFLQVRSRLRTENLETQNQRIDFRLLEGDLNQLEGYWLIETTENPHVHRLRQTVTASPPPGTPDAVFHTVFRQSLTDNLAAIREEIQRRQLETAEHLTVAN